In Paeniglutamicibacter kerguelensis, one genomic interval encodes:
- a CDS encoding DUF4193 family protein, which produces MPKHRNAPSKPSRKWTHRTPKASKWIWKEDDLSEGQELPGTIVLDELVVEVVPQAADEFMCGQCFTVRHRSQAAKEVNGVKICRDCDEL; this is translated from the coding sequence TTGCCGAAGCATCGGAACGCACCCTCAAAGCCGTCCAGAAAATGGACGCACCGAACGCCAAAAGCGTCCAAGTGGATCTGGAAAGAAGACGATCTCTCGGAAGGCCAGGAGCTCCCGGGCACCATCGTCCTCGATGAGCTAGTCGTCGAAGTCGTTCCCCAGGCTGCTGACGAATTCATGTGCGGCCAGTGCTTCACTGTCCGGCACCGAAGCCAGGCTGCCAAAGAAGTGAACGGTGTGAAGATCTGCCGCGACTGCGACGAGCTCTAG
- a CDS encoding NAD(P)H-dependent oxidoreductase subunit E, with the protein MHEPRVMPSDAEADADKQSSRDNGDPFLRYGDRFQRSLAAAINMLRSSDTVPAEIARSFGLPAAAVAGPASFFADFSAPRGRRHIRVCGAAACFAATGGRHVAEVEEALGVGAGNRSMDGAVSVQEVRCLGYCFSGPAALDGETACAGADLAAQLQGLAPRRTPPVPVHNDSPVPVVTAGLLGASEPWSTWPNIVASGTSEDVLRQVDAARLSGRGGAGFRVGTKWRAALAHPAARVVVANGDEGDPGSFVDRLLMERDPHRVLEGLALACFAVRAENAVVFVRSEYPQAFARMQEAVLEAQASGHLGTDIQGSCFSLEIDVVEGAGSYISGEETALLSGLEGLRAVPRPRPPYPTEHGLHGRPTVVNNVETLGAIPWIMQHGGAAYSAMGTPDEVGTVVACLSERFLRPGAYEVEIGTPFRRLVEDLGGGLRDGATLRALQIGGPLGGFIGPEDLDVPFSDATLSRYGAALGHAGVVAFDDTLAGEDVLRNLWDFAVAESCGQCSPCRVGAWRGRALVDRPGGPGDRGERDQVLRSMAVGSLCAFGRRVPAAVRSLARVYRLDGWLP; encoded by the coding sequence ATGCATGAGCCTCGTGTTATGCCCTCCGACGCCGAAGCCGATGCCGACAAACAATCGAGCAGGGACAACGGTGATCCCTTTCTCCGGTATGGCGACCGTTTTCAGCGGTCGCTCGCGGCCGCGATCAACATGCTCCGGTCCTCCGACACAGTCCCCGCCGAGATCGCCCGATCGTTCGGTCTTCCCGCAGCGGCCGTCGCAGGCCCGGCATCGTTCTTCGCCGATTTCTCCGCACCCCGCGGACGCCGACACATCCGTGTGTGTGGCGCCGCCGCCTGCTTCGCAGCGACCGGGGGCCGGCATGTGGCGGAGGTTGAGGAAGCACTCGGAGTGGGAGCCGGAAACCGGAGCATGGACGGGGCCGTCTCGGTTCAGGAGGTGCGCTGCCTCGGCTACTGCTTTTCCGGCCCTGCGGCGCTCGACGGCGAAACGGCCTGTGCCGGGGCAGATCTGGCCGCTCAATTGCAAGGATTGGCCCCGCGGCGTACCCCGCCTGTTCCCGTCCACAACGACAGCCCGGTCCCCGTGGTCACTGCCGGGCTGCTGGGAGCATCAGAGCCGTGGTCGACGTGGCCGAATATCGTTGCCTCGGGCACGTCCGAGGATGTCCTCAGGCAGGTCGATGCTGCCCGGCTGTCGGGCCGCGGCGGTGCCGGATTCCGGGTCGGTACCAAATGGCGGGCCGCACTTGCCCATCCGGCGGCACGTGTGGTTGTGGCCAACGGCGATGAGGGCGACCCCGGTTCATTTGTTGACCGTTTGCTGATGGAGCGGGACCCGCACCGCGTGCTCGAGGGTCTCGCGCTGGCCTGCTTTGCCGTCCGTGCGGAGAACGCCGTCGTGTTTGTCCGCTCGGAGTACCCACAGGCCTTCGCCCGGATGCAGGAGGCGGTGCTGGAAGCACAGGCGTCCGGCCATCTCGGCACAGACATACAAGGCAGCTGTTTCAGCCTGGAGATCGATGTGGTTGAAGGCGCAGGGTCGTATATCTCCGGTGAGGAAACTGCACTGTTGAGCGGCCTCGAAGGGCTGCGCGCGGTGCCGCGTCCCCGCCCGCCCTACCCCACCGAGCACGGGCTCCACGGCCGACCCACGGTGGTGAACAATGTGGAGACGCTCGGGGCGATCCCCTGGATCATGCAGCATGGCGGAGCGGCCTACTCGGCAATGGGAACCCCGGATGAGGTCGGGACCGTGGTTGCTTGCCTATCCGAAAGGTTCCTCCGGCCCGGGGCATACGAAGTTGAGATCGGCACCCCCTTCAGACGGCTTGTTGAGGATCTCGGCGGCGGCCTGCGGGACGGAGCCACCCTGCGTGCCCTTCAAATCGGAGGACCCTTGGGCGGTTTCATCGGCCCCGAAGACCTCGACGTTCCGTTCAGCGACGCTACCCTGTCCCGCTATGGCGCAGCCCTCGGCCATGCCGGCGTTGTTGCCTTCGACGACACACTTGCCGGCGAGGACGTCCTGAGGAACCTTTGGGACTTCGCAGTGGCGGAAAGCTGCGGCCAATGCTCGCCGTGTCGGGTCGGCGCATGGCGCGGCCGGGCCCTCGTGGACCGCCCCGGCGGACCCGGCGACCGGGGCGAACGCGACCAGGTGCTGCGCAGCATGGCGGTGGGAAGCCTGTGCGCCTTCGGCCGCCGGGTCCCGGCCGCGGTGCGAAGCCTCGCCCGCGTATACCGGCTGGATGGATGGTTGCCGTGA
- the fdhF gene encoding formate dehydrogenase subunit alpha — MVAVRLVIDGRQVEVPSGATLLDAVGAAGLVLPTLCHDDRLTTVASCRTCLVDITGRGPAAACSTPAEEGLNVSVNASRQMRRDALQSIVAGLPPRALEVPADRSELARQCADYGVAAIPGSPAPPERGLDHSHPYVKLDRDLCIACGRCVRVCAEVQGTFALTLVGRGANTVVAPGTGGPWAESDCVSCGACVDTCPTGALSEHGLLNLLPIERRTLTTCGYCGVGCSLEVSTRDNEIMTVRPATGGSVNRGHACVKGRFAHGFLGAADRLTTPLIRKNGTLTPATWDEATGYVAARLTEIRNSAPDGFAVVSSARATNEENYLAQKFARAVMGTNNVDNCARLCHSPSAVGLAATFGLGGGTNPFDDLDRCDAVLLVGANPTAAHPVVGSRIFQRVMDGARLVVVDPRRTFLARHADVHLRPRPGTNVAVFNGLSHILVRQGLADTDFLEAHTSGYGELLGLLGDYTPERVAEISGVPADDLIRAALIYGQARSPAIFYGLGVTEHLHGTDGVRTLSNLALLRGAVGPGTGGGVNPLRGQNNVQGASDMGALPDLLPGYQQVKDPAARTRFVQTWQTGLPTRPGLRIPQMFASARSGELKALWVIGEDVLATDPDSTSVRAALDACPLVICNDLFLSPTATAADVVFPVAAWLEKEGTFVNFDRRFQRVRSAVAPPDGARSDFAVLHAVAALMGADLGCATPAEALAECASLAPLFAGISHHRLDREGPLHWPCESAESPGTPRLYQDRFATPDGLAHLAVRPYLPPGEQCDAAFPYLLITGRREEHYNSGSMTRRTGNLRLLAEETVDICPGDAAGLGLAEGDRVELSSRHGTAVLRIRVTDDVEPGQLFAGFHFPDATVNSLTSSVEDEFTGCPEYKLTAVSISSCS; from the coding sequence ATGGTTGCCGTGAGGCTGGTCATAGACGGACGCCAGGTTGAGGTGCCTTCCGGTGCGACACTGCTCGATGCCGTTGGAGCGGCAGGGCTGGTCCTCCCGACGCTATGCCATGATGATCGGCTCACCACCGTTGCCTCGTGCCGCACGTGCCTAGTGGATATCACGGGACGGGGGCCAGCGGCGGCCTGCAGCACCCCGGCCGAGGAAGGATTGAATGTCTCGGTCAACGCATCCCGGCAGATGCGGCGTGATGCCTTGCAGTCCATCGTCGCCGGCCTGCCGCCCAGGGCGTTGGAAGTCCCTGCCGACCGTAGCGAACTGGCCCGGCAATGCGCCGACTACGGAGTTGCCGCCATCCCCGGTTCCCCCGCTCCACCCGAACGCGGGCTGGATCACTCGCACCCCTACGTCAAGCTGGACCGTGACTTGTGCATAGCCTGCGGACGGTGCGTCCGCGTCTGCGCAGAGGTCCAGGGAACATTCGCCCTGACCCTCGTCGGCCGCGGGGCCAACACCGTGGTCGCGCCGGGAACCGGCGGCCCGTGGGCGGAATCCGACTGCGTCTCGTGCGGCGCGTGTGTGGACACCTGTCCCACCGGCGCCCTGTCCGAGCACGGGTTGCTCAACCTGTTGCCGATCGAACGCCGGACCCTGACCACTTGCGGATACTGCGGGGTCGGCTGCAGCCTGGAAGTCTCCACCCGCGACAACGAGATCATGACCGTCCGCCCCGCGACTGGCGGATCGGTCAATCGCGGCCACGCTTGCGTCAAGGGACGGTTCGCGCATGGGTTCCTCGGTGCTGCAGATCGACTGACGACCCCGCTCATCCGCAAGAACGGAACCCTGACACCCGCGACATGGGACGAGGCAACGGGCTATGTGGCCGCCAGGCTGACGGAAATCCGGAACTCCGCCCCGGATGGATTCGCCGTCGTGTCCTCCGCTCGGGCGACGAACGAGGAAAACTACCTGGCCCAGAAATTCGCCCGCGCCGTCATGGGGACGAACAACGTGGACAACTGCGCCCGGCTCTGCCATTCCCCCTCGGCAGTTGGCCTGGCCGCCACATTTGGCCTTGGAGGCGGAACCAACCCGTTCGATGACCTCGACCGGTGCGACGCCGTGCTCCTGGTCGGGGCCAACCCGACGGCGGCCCACCCCGTTGTCGGTTCCCGCATCTTCCAACGAGTCATGGATGGCGCGCGCCTGGTGGTCGTGGATCCCCGCCGCACGTTCCTGGCCCGGCATGCCGATGTCCACCTTCGGCCGCGGCCGGGAACCAACGTGGCCGTCTTCAACGGCCTGTCGCACATCCTGGTCCGCCAAGGGCTGGCCGACACCGACTTCCTCGAGGCACACACCAGCGGTTACGGGGAGCTGCTTGGTTTGCTTGGCGACTACACCCCGGAACGAGTCGCCGAAATCTCCGGCGTGCCCGCGGACGACCTCATCCGCGCAGCCTTGATCTACGGCCAGGCACGGTCGCCGGCGATCTTCTACGGTCTCGGGGTGACCGAACACCTGCACGGCACGGACGGCGTCAGGACCCTGTCCAACCTGGCCCTCCTCCGCGGTGCCGTGGGACCCGGAACCGGCGGAGGGGTAAACCCGCTTCGCGGGCAAAACAACGTCCAGGGAGCCTCGGACATGGGCGCACTGCCCGATCTGCTGCCCGGCTACCAACAGGTGAAGGACCCGGCGGCACGGACCCGCTTCGTCCAGACCTGGCAAACCGGGCTTCCGACACGGCCGGGACTTCGGATCCCGCAGATGTTTGCATCCGCCCGGAGCGGGGAGTTGAAGGCACTGTGGGTGATCGGGGAGGACGTGCTCGCCACCGACCCGGACAGCACCTCGGTAAGGGCTGCCCTGGATGCATGCCCTCTTGTGATTTGCAATGATTTGTTCCTCTCCCCGACGGCCACCGCAGCGGACGTCGTCTTTCCAGTGGCCGCGTGGCTCGAGAAGGAAGGCACCTTCGTCAACTTCGACCGGCGCTTCCAACGAGTGCGGTCTGCGGTGGCGCCTCCCGACGGCGCCCGCTCGGACTTCGCGGTGCTGCATGCCGTCGCTGCCCTGATGGGAGCAGACCTCGGGTGCGCCACACCGGCGGAGGCCCTGGCCGAATGCGCGAGCCTGGCGCCGCTCTTCGCGGGAATTTCGCACCACCGGCTGGACCGCGAAGGGCCTCTGCATTGGCCGTGCGAGTCTGCCGAGTCCCCGGGAACGCCCAGGCTGTACCAGGACCGCTTCGCGACTCCGGACGGCTTGGCGCATCTCGCGGTCCGACCGTACCTCCCGCCGGGTGAGCAATGCGATGCGGCATTCCCGTACCTGCTCATCACCGGCCGCAGGGAAGAGCACTACAACTCCGGCAGCATGACCCGACGCACCGGGAACCTGCGTCTACTCGCCGAGGAGACGGTCGACATCTGCCCGGGCGATGCGGCGGGATTGGGCCTTGCCGAGGGCGATCGCGTCGAGCTGTCCAGCCGTCATGGGACGGCGGTGCTGCGCATCAGGGTCACCGACGACGTCGAACCGGGTCAGCTGTTCGCGGGTTTCCATTTTCCCGACGCTACGGTCAACAGCCTCACTTCCTCCGTGGAGGATGAGTTCACAGGCTGCCCGGAATACAAATTGACCGCTGTGAGCATTAGCTCATGCTCCTGA
- a CDS encoding metal-sensitive transcriptional regulator yields the protein MELEADTMKPVINRLKRAQGQLNAVIRMLEEGSDCRAVVTQLSAASKAIDRAGFSIIATGLEQCLKSEDPTADRADMEKLFLSLA from the coding sequence ATGGAACTTGAAGCGGACACCATGAAACCCGTCATCAACAGGCTCAAGCGCGCCCAGGGACAGCTCAACGCGGTGATTCGCATGCTTGAGGAAGGCAGTGACTGCCGCGCGGTCGTCACCCAGCTGTCCGCAGCATCCAAGGCCATCGACCGCGCCGGGTTCTCCATCATCGCCACCGGGCTCGAACAGTGCCTGAAAAGCGAGGACCCCACGGCAGACCGTGCCGACATGGAAAAGCTCTTCCTCTCACTGGCCTAG
- a CDS encoding MBL fold metallo-hydrolase, protein MLLERIYDEDLAQASYLIGCQAKGQAVVVDARRDIRVYQDLAAKHGMEIVAVTETHIHADYLSGTRELAAATGAEIHVSGEGGKDWQYEFEAERLLDQSTITLGNITVKALHTPGHTPEHLSFLVTDGAFSHEPGFLLSGDFVFSGDLGRPDLLDEAAGGIDTRFAGAHDLFTSLKEKFLTLPDYVQVYPGHGAGSACGKALGAIPSSTVGYERNFAWWGPYLAANDEAGFVEALLDGQPDAHAYFGRMKRQNRQGPAVIGDRAPLAQLATGDVATALAADEIGVVDTRHHTLVHQGTVAGALNIPAGTKAASYGAWAVDPETDQRPLVLLAPDSETATEMWDHLIRVGIDKVAGYVKTLDGLPSYTPETLDPADLVGFDATLLLDVRNKTEHTAGHIPGSIQLNAGRVLWHTDKLPKDGVIVSYCQSGVRNSVAASALRQAGFDVVELEGSYAGWADWKQMQNA, encoded by the coding sequence ATGCTTCTCGAACGCATCTATGACGAAGACCTCGCACAGGCCAGCTACCTCATCGGCTGCCAGGCCAAGGGCCAGGCCGTCGTGGTGGACGCCCGCCGCGACATCCGGGTCTACCAGGACCTTGCCGCGAAACACGGCATGGAGATCGTCGCCGTCACCGAAACCCACATCCATGCCGACTACCTCTCCGGCACCCGGGAACTGGCCGCGGCCACCGGCGCGGAGATCCACGTCTCGGGCGAGGGCGGGAAGGACTGGCAGTACGAGTTCGAGGCCGAGCGCCTCCTCGACCAATCGACCATCACCCTGGGCAACATCACCGTCAAGGCCCTGCACACCCCCGGACACACCCCCGAGCACCTTTCCTTCCTGGTTACCGACGGCGCCTTCAGCCACGAGCCCGGCTTCCTGCTCTCGGGCGACTTCGTGTTCTCGGGTGACCTGGGACGCCCGGACCTGCTCGACGAGGCCGCCGGCGGCATCGACACCCGCTTTGCCGGGGCGCACGATTTGTTCACCTCGCTGAAGGAAAAGTTCCTGACCCTGCCGGACTACGTACAGGTCTACCCGGGCCACGGCGCAGGCAGTGCCTGCGGCAAGGCACTGGGCGCGATCCCGTCCTCCACGGTCGGCTACGAGCGCAACTTCGCCTGGTGGGGCCCCTACCTGGCGGCAAACGACGAGGCCGGCTTCGTTGAGGCACTGCTCGACGGGCAGCCCGACGCCCACGCCTACTTCGGCCGCATGAAGCGCCAGAACCGCCAGGGACCGGCCGTCATCGGCGACCGCGCACCGCTGGCCCAGCTGGCCACCGGGGACGTCGCGACCGCCCTGGCCGCCGACGAGATCGGCGTGGTCGACACCCGCCACCACACCCTGGTCCATCAGGGCACCGTCGCCGGGGCCCTGAACATCCCCGCCGGCACCAAGGCCGCCAGCTACGGCGCGTGGGCCGTGGATCCGGAAACGGACCAGCGCCCGCTGGTGCTCTTGGCTCCGGACAGCGAAACCGCCACCGAGATGTGGGACCACCTCATCCGCGTGGGCATCGACAAGGTCGCCGGCTATGTCAAGACGCTCGATGGCTTGCCAAGCTACACCCCCGAAACCCTGGACCCGGCCGACCTGGTGGGGTTCGATGCCACCCTGCTGCTGGACGTGCGCAACAAGACCGAACACACCGCCGGGCACATCCCCGGCTCCATCCAGCTCAACGCCGGACGGGTGCTCTGGCACACCGACAAGCTGCCGAAGGATGGCGTGATCGTGAGCTATTGCCAGTCCGGGGTGCGCAACTCCGTGGCCGCCTCCGCCCTGCGACAGGCCGGGTTCGACGTCGTTGAACTCGAGGGCAGCTACGCCGGCTGGGCCGACTGGAAGCAAATGCAGAACGCCTAG
- a CDS encoding rhodanese-like domain-containing protein: MNPTPQTATPEELKDWIASGSDVVVLDVRSAAEFETLHILGSYNVPLPLLAEHTEELASKLDTKVVLVCQSGVRATEAKTNLASVGFDNAHVLTGGVPAYKQAGGRTVEGSKRWDLERQVRMAAGSLVIAGLAGGKFLSPQIRTVAGVIGAGLTFSAATNTCAMGKALAKMPWNKTGNDPTRESVIAQLPSKKS, encoded by the coding sequence ATGAACCCCACACCACAGACCGCCACCCCCGAAGAGCTCAAGGACTGGATCGCTTCCGGCTCCGACGTCGTGGTGCTTGACGTGCGTTCCGCCGCCGAATTCGAAACCCTGCACATCTTGGGCTCCTACAACGTGCCGCTGCCGCTGCTGGCCGAACACACCGAGGAACTTGCTTCGAAGCTTGACACCAAGGTGGTGCTGGTCTGCCAATCCGGCGTGCGCGCCACCGAAGCCAAGACAAACCTCGCGTCGGTCGGATTCGACAACGCCCATGTGTTGACCGGCGGCGTTCCCGCCTACAAGCAGGCCGGCGGCCGGACCGTTGAAGGGTCCAAGCGCTGGGACCTGGAACGCCAGGTGCGCATGGCCGCCGGCTCCCTCGTGATCGCCGGGCTGGCCGGAGGGAAGTTCCTTTCCCCGCAGATCCGCACGGTTGCCGGTGTCATCGGGGCGGGTCTGACCTTCTCCGCGGCCACCAACACCTGCGCCATGGGCAAGGCCCTGGCCAAAATGCCGTGGAACAAAACCGGCAACGATCCGACCCGTGAATCGGTCATCGCCCAGCTTCCGTCCAAGAAGTCCTAG
- a CDS encoding rhodanese-like domain-containing protein, with the protein MPEITITDTDQRRAEDQILDVREDFEVTEGMIPGALHIPMGELNTRLGEIDRARPGIVICRSGNRSARVADALTGAGFTVDTMAGGMIAWQRAGLPVT; encoded by the coding sequence ATGCCAGAAATCACCATCACCGATACCGACCAGCGACGTGCCGAGGACCAAATCCTCGATGTACGCGAAGACTTCGAAGTCACTGAGGGCATGATCCCCGGTGCCCTCCACATCCCCATGGGCGAGCTGAACACCCGCCTAGGTGAAATCGACCGGGCCCGCCCCGGCATCGTCATCTGCCGCAGCGGCAACCGCAGCGCCCGCGTCGCCGATGCCCTCACCGGGGCCGGATTCACCGTCGACACCATGGCCGGCGGCATGATCGCCTGGCAGCGCGCCGGCCTGCCCGTCACCTAA
- a CDS encoding sulfite exporter TauE/SafE family protein translates to MTLTLALTLLLSVLIGISLGLLGGGGSILTVPILTYVAGMNPKEAIAASLFVVGATSAVSAVTHARKKRVQWRTGLVFGAAGMAGAFGGGLLGGHIPGAVLMIAFALMMVATSLAMIRGRKNHTTGARDAELPVPKVVLEGLVVGLVTGLVGAGGGFLVVPALALLGGLSMPVAVGTSLVVIAMKSFAGLGGYLTTVILDWALVGGVTAAAILGSFLGARLAGRIPEAALRKGFGFFVLAMGVFVLVQELPSPANLFLGITAGATAAVAALCWFAIPACPLRRKSPTSPATTTATEAH, encoded by the coding sequence ATGACCCTCACCCTCGCGCTCACCCTCCTGCTCTCGGTGCTGATCGGGATCTCGCTCGGCCTGCTCGGCGGGGGCGGGTCCATCCTCACGGTCCCGATCCTCACCTACGTCGCAGGCATGAACCCCAAGGAAGCCATCGCCGCATCCCTCTTCGTCGTCGGCGCGACCTCCGCCGTCAGCGCCGTGACCCATGCCCGCAAGAAGCGCGTGCAATGGCGCACCGGTCTGGTCTTCGGCGCCGCCGGCATGGCCGGGGCCTTCGGCGGCGGCCTCCTGGGGGGCCACATCCCCGGAGCCGTCCTCATGATCGCCTTCGCCCTCATGATGGTCGCCACCTCCCTGGCCATGATCCGCGGCCGCAAGAACCACACCACCGGTGCCCGCGACGCCGAACTCCCCGTTCCCAAGGTCGTCCTCGAGGGCCTGGTCGTGGGCCTAGTCACCGGACTCGTCGGCGCCGGCGGCGGTTTCCTCGTCGTCCCGGCACTGGCCCTGCTCGGCGGCCTGTCGATGCCCGTCGCCGTCGGCACCTCGCTGGTGGTCATCGCAATGAAGTCCTTCGCCGGCCTCGGCGGCTACCTCACCACCGTCATCCTGGACTGGGCATTGGTCGGCGGGGTCACCGCCGCAGCGATCCTCGGTTCCTTCCTCGGCGCCCGTCTGGCCGGCCGCATCCCCGAAGCGGCCCTGCGCAAGGGCTTTGGCTTCTTCGTCCTGGCCATGGGCGTCTTCGTCCTCGTCCAGGAACTCCCCTCCCCCGCCAACCTCTTCCTGGGCATCACCGCCGGCGCAACCGCGGCGGTTGCGGCCCTGTGCTGGTTTGCCATCCCCGCATGCCCCCTGCGGCGTAAATCGCCTACATCCCCCGCTACCACCACGGCAACCGAAGCCCACTAG
- a CDS encoding MFS transporter, whose translation MKQSTAGSLPALGLRANAAQFVLLVAVNALVGGMVGQQQTVLPLLAHAEFGLSGYTFLFAYVAAFGIAKATSNWFAGTLSDRYGRKPVLLAGWLFAIPVPLMLIFAPDWGWVVAANVLLGINQGLTWSTTVIMKIDLVGPAQRGLAMGLNEAAGYGAVAATSMLAGYLAEHYGLRPAPFLLGIAYTALALLLSGLFVRETRPHALLDAENMTTRAASVRHGRDANLANRQVFALTSFREPALSSASLAGLVNNLNFGLSWGLFPLLFATADLSTSQIGLLFALYPGVWGIGQMFTGALSDRIGRKHLITAGMLTQAGALAVIALGHGYGAWAAGTVLLGAGTAMVYPTLLAAVGDVAHPIWRGRAVGVYRVWRDLGYAVGAIMGGIIADLMGLHAAVWMAAALSAAAALAVAVRMYETHLPPRTAGPCGGCVRNASDPSHQHVA comes from the coding sequence ATGAAGCAGTCCACCGCCGGGTCCCTCCCCGCCCTGGGTTTGCGCGCCAACGCGGCGCAATTCGTCCTGCTCGTCGCGGTCAACGCACTCGTCGGGGGCATGGTCGGGCAACAGCAAACCGTCCTGCCTCTGCTGGCCCACGCCGAATTCGGCCTGAGCGGATACACGTTCCTCTTTGCCTACGTTGCCGCCTTCGGGATCGCCAAGGCAACCTCCAACTGGTTCGCGGGAACCCTCTCGGACCGCTACGGACGCAAACCCGTGCTGCTGGCCGGGTGGCTCTTCGCCATTCCGGTGCCGCTGATGCTCATCTTCGCCCCGGACTGGGGCTGGGTCGTCGCCGCGAACGTGCTGCTGGGCATCAACCAGGGCCTGACCTGGTCCACCACCGTCATCATGAAGATCGACCTGGTGGGCCCGGCACAGCGCGGCCTGGCCATGGGGCTGAACGAGGCCGCAGGTTACGGGGCCGTGGCAGCCACCTCGATGCTGGCCGGATACCTCGCCGAGCACTACGGGCTGCGCCCCGCACCCTTCCTCCTGGGCATCGCCTACACCGCCCTGGCCCTGCTGCTTTCAGGCCTATTCGTCAGGGAGACCCGCCCCCACGCACTTCTAGATGCCGAAAACATGACTACCCGGGCCGCCTCCGTGAGGCATGGCCGGGACGCCAACCTGGCCAACCGCCAAGTCTTTGCACTGACCAGCTTCCGGGAACCGGCCTTGTCCTCGGCGAGCCTGGCCGGGCTGGTGAACAACCTGAACTTCGGACTTTCCTGGGGCCTGTTTCCGCTTCTGTTCGCCACCGCGGATCTCAGCACCAGCCAGATCGGCCTGCTTTTCGCCCTCTATCCCGGGGTGTGGGGCATTGGCCAGATGTTCACCGGCGCCCTCTCGGACCGGATCGGGCGCAAACACCTCATCACCGCCGGCATGCTGACGCAGGCCGGGGCCCTGGCGGTCATCGCGCTCGGCCACGGCTACGGTGCCTGGGCGGCCGGAACGGTGTTGCTCGGCGCTGGAACCGCCATGGTCTACCCCACGTTGCTGGCCGCCGTCGGCGACGTCGCACACCCCATCTGGCGGGGACGAGCGGTGGGCGTCTACCGGGTCTGGCGCGATCTCGGGTACGCCGTCGGTGCCATCATGGGCGGGATCATCGCCGACCTGATGGGGCTGCACGCGGCCGTCTGGATGGCCGCCGCTCTCAGCGCAGCCGCAGCCCTGGCCGTCGCAGTTCGGATGTATGAAACGCACCTGCCTCCCAGAACCGCCGGCCCATGCGGGGGATGCGTCCGCAACGCTTCCGACCCGTCACACCAGCACGTAGCATGA
- a CDS encoding DUF302 domain-containing protein — MTYTHAITVPMSWQDAVDRTRSALAEQGFGVLTEIDVKETFTRKLGQEAGDTVGDYIILGACNPQLAQRGITAEPQLGALLPCNVVVRRAPGAAETTIEAIDPQTMVQLSQSDATREVANDADTRLQSALKEISGK; from the coding sequence ATGACGTACACCCACGCCATCACCGTCCCGATGTCATGGCAAGACGCCGTTGACAGGACCCGCAGCGCCTTGGCGGAACAGGGATTCGGTGTCCTGACGGAGATCGATGTGAAGGAGACCTTCACCCGGAAGCTGGGCCAGGAAGCCGGGGACACCGTGGGGGACTACATCATCCTGGGGGCCTGCAACCCGCAACTGGCCCAGCGCGGCATCACTGCGGAACCGCAGCTGGGCGCACTGCTCCCGTGCAACGTCGTCGTGCGTCGCGCTCCCGGTGCAGCGGAAACAACCATCGAGGCGATCGACCCGCAAACCATGGTCCAACTCAGCCAGAGCGATGCCACGCGCGAGGTCGCCAACGACGCCGATACTCGCCTTCAGTCGGCGTTGAAGGAAATTTCCGGGAAATAG